The genomic region GCTCAGCCCCAGCGCGTAGTCGAAGTGCTGGAAGGTGCCGCAGGTCTGCGGCAGGACCTGgctgtgcaggagcagctccatgACCAGCGCTGCACCAtatggcacccacagcaccaggaACACCCAGCTCGCGGCCAGATCCGGCGCCCGGCGCGCCCTCCACCGCGGCACGGCCAGCGTGGCCATGGGCACTGCCaccggcagcagcaggaagaggcagaagcagaggCCGAGGTGCAGGAGGTTCACCGGGGACATGAGGTCCACGCTGCGCCGGAGGCAGCTCGGCTCCGGCACCGCCGTGGTGCCGCTGCTGAGAGCCCCTGGTGTTGCCAAGAGCAGCGCCAGGGCCCACACGGCCACGGCCAAGCGCCGGCTCCGCGCATCCCAACGGCACCAGAAGCGGCCGCAGGAGCCGGAGGCCACCAAGAGGCCTTGGGCAAAGAGGCTCCAGTACCACAGGAGGTGCATGAGCCGGCACAGAGCCGTGCCCAGGCGCCAGCCCTGCCCAATGCCCAGCGCCACAGCCGGCAGCACCGCGGCGAACAGCCCCGTGCCCATGGCCAACTGCGACACCAGCGCCCGGCTCTGTGGCCATTGAGGCCGCTTGaccagtgccagcagcagcgCCGCGGTGCCCAGCACGGCCATGGCACTGGTGACAGCCAGGAACGGGGGAGCCACGCGCTGGAAGACGGAGCAGTAGTGGTTATGGCACGGCGCGGCCCCATAGTCCAGAGAGGTCTCATTGCtgccatcatcaccatcatcttCACCATAGGAGGAGGAGAAGTTCCCCATGAGCTCCATGAGGTCCAGCAGGGAATTCCTGCTCTCCAGGAGGCTGGGGCTCTGCGGATGGGATGGATCCCAATGTGCCCCCACCGGTGCCACGGGATCCGAGCAGGGGCTTATCAGCGAGGGCCACACTATGGGGGGAGCccggctctgctgctcctcaacCACATCCACCAAACCGGGATGTGCCCATGGAGCCGCAAGCACTCACCACTGGGATGCAGTTGCCCATGATGGGGGTCCTGGGATGGCTCCGGCTCAATGGGGGCTCCACAGCACCGGCTCCGAGCGGTCTCCCCCTGGCTCCTCCCGCTGCAGGGAGGTgatggctgcaggcaggagataaGAGCGGCTGCACCGGGCGGGTGATTCCCACTGCCAGGCCCGGAGGAAGCAGGGGCCCTGCTGCCGGGAAGGCACCGGAGCAGGACTGGGAGGCAGGGGCAGGAAATGGAGGCTTCTTGGCAGAACAGCTCCAGCTCATCAGGAACTGTGTGGATGGGACGTGCGGATGCTCTGGCTGCCGGACCGGAGTGTGCCGCTGGCAGCGCATGGAGGAGAGGGGaatctgctgctccagctcGGGATGGCCcaatgggatcctatgggatcctatgggatcaGTGGGGGTGAAGCACTGGCTCCTGGGCTGCAGCGGCAGCAGCAAATGTGGCTTGGGGGAGGCTGGCGGCTGTTGTGCATGGTGAGACCATCACCAACCATAGTGGGAACGTCCTCATCCATGGTGGGAACAACCTCATCCATGGTAGGAACATCCTCATACATAGTGGGAACAACCTCATCCATGGTGAGACCATCACCATCCACGGTGGGAACATCCTCATCCATGGTGGGAACAACCTCAGTGATGGTGGGAAAACCTCATCCATAGTGGGAGCATCCTCATCCATGGTGGGAACACCCACATCCATGGTGGGAACACCCTCATCTACAGTGGGAACACCCACATCCATGATGGCAGCACCGCTGAGGGCGCTGGGGCTGACAGGGGTGATTTGGGAGCAGGAAAAAGGTCTGATTTTGGGTGAAAGGGGCCATGGGGCTGGGCCCAGCCCCTGCTTTGTGTGCTGAGCTCTGTCCCCCTCCCGGTGCCCCCCAGATCCCCccatggcagagcaggaggcGCAGGCAGGTCCGTGTGTGTAATCCAGATATATTTATAGGATTATTTCCCGAGATTAGCACAGGATATTAAAAGGTTATAAATCACATCGACGTCCCTCAGCTCCCCTTATGTACATACACGTCGAACACAGCACAACGACACAGCCCGTCCTCTGCCCCGTCCCGCTGCCGCCCCACAGCGTCTCCAGAGCTCCCTACAAATATGGCTTTCGTGTCTATTGAGAGTTCAGTGCCGGTGGGAAGCGGCCGGAGCCGAGCTGGAGATGCCACATCCTCCCTCCGTccactgcagccctggctcCCATGGCCTGGTGATGGGCACAGGGTGGCCGTGGGGCTGGAAGCCAACGTGTGCGGGCACCGAGGTGGCCCCGGTGGCAATGGCAGGGAGGGGGTCCCCTCCTCACGGTGACACTGGTGCTGTCACCCCCATTGAGGACCTCACCCCCTCCTTGGCCAACATCACCTCTTGGGCTTAGGACAAGATGGACCAGTCCCACCTACAACCGGAGCAGCACAgggggtccccatcacccccatgtGCTCACACCTTGTACCCTATTGGTGACATACCTCCTATGGTGACATGGTGTGCTCACCACCACACCTCACCCTCGCCATGATCCATTCAACCACTCACAAAGTGGGTTCTCCATCACCTCGCAGCCCCATGTGTCCCCATGGCTGTGTCCCTGCATGGGTGACCTGATGTGCCCATCACCCTCACACGCACCGCAGGGCTCCATcacccctcctgctgctctcttccATCCTCCAAAGCTCTTGCTACAGCAGGACAATGGGCATCACTTGGCCCATCCATTGCTGGTGggtcctgcctgtgctggctcCATCCTGGACCGCAAGAGACCAAATCCCGACTGGATTGAGCCCTGGAACAGCAGCCGCAGCCTCAAAGGGGCACGAACCTCCCTGTCCTCAGCTCCCACCTTCCTGCCCTTAGGAGCAGTTACCCCCTTCCCACCCAGAGCCCCAGGTTGGGGCTTTCTTCACATCATCTACAAGACGTAGACTTGAGTCTGAACTCCCCTGGAATGACATCCATGTGTTTGGATCTGAAGGAATGACGTCTATTCCATAGCGGATGTTGGGATCTTCAGCCAAGGACCAGGCCACACGTTCATCTGTGCACAGTGATCCCCACACACAGGCTGCAAACACCATCAACTCCTTCACCCCCTTGAGCCACTCTGCCTCCTCTTCCAACCCTGCTCCTTCCATGGTGGCTTCCCTATGGGAATGCTCCTCCTGCCACGTGCTCGTGGGGTCTGGATGGGAGCGATGCTCCCCATGGAGACCTGGTACCCATGGagacccctgccccatggcagagcatgggagCTCTTCCTCTACCTCCCAGGTGAGGTCACCGCCTTCCAAGGGTTCCCAAAGGattttcctcctccagcccacCCGAAATCCAACCAAGGGGCAGGTCCCCCTGTGTCCAAGACCAAGAGATGCTGCGATCCCGGGAAGCTGGAGATCCTCATCCCAAGGGAGAGCACCAAGACCTGGCTCCTCGGATGATGGAGCACATGAGCCCACGATGGGATCAAGAGGAAGGCCAGGAAAGCTGCTTGGATTTGCCTTGGAAGAGGcagtgaagaggaaggaggaggttGGAAACCACCCCCAGCCTCCTTGGAGACCCCTTAGGACACTAAACCGGGTGTTACATTTGGAGCCAGGAGGGAAACAGCCTTTTCCAAGGGAAAAGGGGGAcagggtgggaatgggatgctCCAGGATCGGAGCCCCTTCTCCTTGCCCTTGGTCAGctccagctcagctcctgcGGGTCCAGCACTGCCTCCTGCACTGAACGTCTCAATAGATGGTTGTGAATTGACCTTGGAATAGATGGTTCCGAATGGAAGTTGTATAAAGTTGAGGCCCTTTTTCCTCTGGATTCGCCCCAAAagctcctccctcccccctcccgcTGGGGTGGGACCGGGGAGCTGCaatcccagcagctcccagtctCTCCGGGGGCTCAGCGGATCCCACCCTGGAAGCTCATCCCCCTTCACACACGTTCCACACGAGGACAGCTTCCTCCCATATGGACACTGTTGGACAAGAACCACCAAGGATAAAATCAGGGCAGGGGCCTGGGTGATGCCCCAATTCCCATCCCACAGCCACCGCATCCGGGAGGGAACGCCGGGATCCCGGCGAGCGCTGGTGCCAACGGGGGCTTGCCCTGAGCCCGGAGCTGGTTTTATCCTTGGGATACctcaaagaaaaccaaactggaACGAAACGAAGGGAAGAGCGACACCGACCCCAGCCCAGGCTCCCACCCGAGGGCCCAAAGCAAAAGAGCAGCCACGAAACCAAAGCAAAGGTCcgaaggaaggaggggaattCGCTCACTCACGGGGATGGAGGCGCAAAGCAaagcggggccggggccgccgcTCCTGGAAACCAAGGGATGGAAGAGTTCAAGCATCAGCGGCTCCGGCGCTCCCTGTCCCGCATCCCTCAGCCCGGGGCTGAGGCGCAGGGGGTGCAATGGGTTAGGGTCGTGCTCTGGTTTCCGGCGCCATCGGTGGCTCCATGGCTCGCTCTGGTCCCGGCTCAGCCCTAGATGAAGTATTCCTTCTTGTCAtcacctcctgcctgcccaCCCTCCGCGTTGATGATGGCGGTGTCGGCATCCGGAGCATCATCCGAGCCCTTGGCCTCGTGGGTCAGGTACGTGCCTGGGGACACACACAAGGGGTTCGGTGTCATGGGGGTGCTGCTGTCACCCCACTCCCATACAAAGCAGGGAGAGGGGCGAGAGCCCCAGGGCTGGACAATGGAAGTGATGGGAAAATCCTTTGGGCTCGGCCTGCAATGGAAAAGTCACTGGGATGAGCCCGGCCGGGGACGGAGCTCGAGGCTTTCGCTGTCATCCCGAGCCAGGAGGtgaagctgcttctgctgccctcCCATCTgctccccccatccctgtgtTCCCTATGGAATGCGGAGCGCTCCGAGGGGCCGGGCTCAGGGCAGGGTGGGGGGCTCTTACTCACACATCACCTCTGCTGCCTTTGGCCGCTGTCTGGATGTGACCGTCTCCCCGTGTCTTATGCACATACCTGccgggatggggacatggaagtggcggaggggaaggaggaaggtgagggatggaggggaggcCGCGGTGATGGGTACCGAGCCATGGAAGGACATGGAGGAACAAGGGCAGGACCTGGTGCTCCCCAGCTCCAAGGATGCGCTGGGTGATGTCCACGCTGGTGCTGGTGCCACCGCGGGCACAGGGAGCCCGGAGGGCTCCGGATCGCGTTGTTGGGATGTGGAGCTGCCCCTTCACCCCTAACCCCATGTGTGGGGCTCAGCTCCGCGGCCCTGGCCCCACGCGCTCGGTACCTTTGTGTCTGATCAGGTAATGGCCCAGGACGATGAGGAGGCTGAGCAGGAGGAAGACGATGACGGCCACGACGCCGCCGATCACCGCGTGGTATGTGCTGGAGGTGGAGGGCACGGGGCTGGCATCTGGGGACACAGAGGGGGAAATGCTGCGGCACCGGCTCAGCACCGCACGGCCCCATCCTGACACACACCAGGgtaaaggggaagggaaggaggcagcagggaagcGAGGACGGGAAAGCATCAGCCTCTGGTGCTGGATCTGGATGAGCTGCAATGGGAAACCCCATCCCTTTGCCTGGCGGCAGCACCGGGACCACGCTCTGTGCAGCCCAGGTACCTCCGGGATGGGATTTGCCCATGGATGGCACACGATGCACCCCGAGTCCTGGGATCCTGCATTAGGGACACATCCGCCTTCCATTCCTCGCTCCTTGTGCCCAtgagctcagggaggggatggagccATAGAACCACACGGACAGGACACAGGGacaaacaggacacagggataacGCTCCACATGGACACAAAGCTCACGGGCAGCCAGGACCCCGTGGGGCTGGATGGTGGCTGCAGAGCCCACATGCACACAGGGGGGCACCTGGGGTGTGAGTGGGTCCCTGTCCTCCTATGGAGCTTGTGGCATCcataaagagaaggaaaaggagcttACGGTACCTTGGATGGGAGCTGGAGTGAAGGATGAAGCGGTGGCCATGGAAGCATGAGAGATGGGCTGGGAAGGGCCCGGAGTGGAGTGAACGTGTGGGGTGGGGAGCTGGGGAAGATCTGGGGAGGACAAGAACACAGGGACACGAATCAACCCCGGGGGGTGATAGAGCTCAGGGCTCCTTCTGCTCCCCCTTCCTTGGCCATGGGTCCTGCTCCTCATCTCCTGCTGGGAGCATCatcccatctcctgccccaTGGGATCCACCTGCCCGGGAATGCTGACACTGGGAAGCATCCGGATGCTCCAGTGATGGGCAAAAGAAGGAGAGTTTGGGAAGGGAACTGAGCCTCAATGAGGAGCTCATCTGCTGGGACACGCAGTGGGTGAGGGATGCTGGAGTCCTGGCTGCCTACGGAGGGTGCTGAGCCCATAGGTGGGTGCTGAGCGCCCTTGGCAGCACAAAACTGGTCCCTGCACAGAGCTCAGAcccacagggatggggggacatgggggtgatggaggaaCAGGACAGGGGGGCTTGGGTGCCACTGGTGCCATGCACTGCGTCTACCCCAGCCACATTGATGGGGAGGGATGCTGAGGGTGCCCAGTACAGGAGGGgaaggaatgggatgggaagggaagagctggagcaTGTAGGAGAGCTGGAAGATGGGACGTCCAAGGCTGGTAGAGAGAAGAGAGATGGCAAAAAGAGAGGAGAACCCCAAATCCAAGGCCAGATCCACAGGGAAACAGGCTCCTACCAACACGGGGTGgtaccagcagcagctccaggcgCAGCACACGGAGCTCGGACACGGCAGGACACAAGGACACGGTGGCAGAGaacaggcagggcagggggaggtGGTGGGGGGACAGCACCGACCCCTTCCCATGCAGGAACACGGGATGCAACATGCCAGGAACACGGGATGCAACACGCCAGGAACACGGGATGTAACATGCCAGGAACACGGGATGCAACATGCCAGGAACACGGGATGCAACACGCCAGGAACACGGGATGTAACATGCCAGGAACATGGGATGCAACACGCCAGGAACACGGGATGTAACACGCCAGGAACACGGGATGTAACACGCCAGGAACACGGGATGCAACACGGGATGCAGCGCAAACAGCAGCTCAGGAGCACGGGATGGGGCTGCCAGGGCACCTCGTGCTTTGGAGCCGGCTGGGAATGCTCTTTGGCTCGTGGAGGTATCACACAGAGGCTCGGGAGCTGCGGCAGCCTCTGCTCCTGTCCCAGAGGCTctaggctgcagcagctcccccagTGCATCTGCTCACATTCcccagcagaggcagcagggacCAAGCTGCACACACGCACCCACATCCCTGCATCTATGCATGCATCCCTGCACTCATTCATCCATCCCTGCAACCCTGCACccatgcatccatccctgcacccatgcatccatccctgcaaCCATGCATccattcctgcatccctgcacccatgcatccatccctgcacccatgcatccatccctgcaaCCATGCATccattcctgcatccctgcaacCATGCATCCATTCCTGCACCCATTCATTCATCCCTGCACTCATTCATCTATCCCTGCAaccatgcatccatccatcccgGCATCTATGCATCCATCCCcgcacccatccatccatccccgcacccatccatccatccccgCACccatgcatccatccctgcatccttgCAGCCATTCATCCATCCCGGCATCtatgcatccatccctgcacccaTTCATCCATCTCtgcacccatccatccatccccgcacccatccatccatccctgcacccatccatccatccctgcacccattcatccatccctgtatccattcatccatccctgcacccatccatccatccccgCACccatgcatccatccctgcatccctgcaaccatgcatccatccctgcacccattcatccatccctgcacccatccatccatccctgtatccattcatccatccatccctgcacccatccatccatccctgtatccattcatccatccctgcagccatccatccatccatccatccctgcacccatccatccatccctgcacccatccatccatccctgcatcccacagggCTCACACATCCAGCCCCGCTTACCGCTGACGTCCAGGTTGTACTTGGCCACGACGCTGCCCATGGAGCTGGTGGCCGTGCACACGTAGGTGCCACTGTCGCTCTTGTTGAGGAAGGGGAAGATGAGGACACTGTCggagctgagctgcaggggAGCATCACTGCCCTCCTTCTCCCATAGGAACTCCTGGGGGCTGCGGGGTGGGATCAGGGTGAGGGGGGTTAAACAGGAGGGAAACAGCTCCATGAGggtcctgaaggggagacctgagagcagctccagtgcctgaaggggctgcaggaaacctggagaggggcttgggacaagggatgcagggatgggacaatgggaatggcttgaacctgcccgaggctgagctgagctcttaggcagaagctgttccctgtgagggtgctgaggcgctggcacagggtggccagagaagctgtggctgccccatccctggcagtgctcaaggccaggttggacacaggggcttggagcagctgctccagtggaaggggtccctgcccatggagctggatgagctttaagggcccttcccaCCCAACTCGTTTGTGATCCCAGGACACATCCCATGTAAGAAAGACCAGGATGGATCCTCTGCTCCAGGGGGTCTGTGCCCAGCCCGAAGCCCACCCGGTGCCACCTCCAGCACCTTGAGGCTGCTCTAGGGACCCcactggaggagcaggagccgATGGGTCCTTACATGGGGTTGCCCTGCCCATcgcactgcagctgcagcttctctcccTCCCGTGGGTACTGTGGATGGGGCTCGATCTTCGCTGTCGGCTTGTCTGGGGATGGAGAGAGGCAGCGTCAGCGGCCGgcaccccaaaaccctgccCCATACACGGCATgcaccccaaaaccctgccCCATACACGGCATGCaccccccaaaaccctgccCCATACACGGCATggaccccccccagcaccccaaaaccctgccCCATACACGGCATggaccccccagcaccccaaaaccctgccCCATACACGGCATggaccccccagcaccccaaaaccctgccCCATACACGGCATggagcccccagcaccccaaaaccctgccccacacatggCATGGaccccccaaaaccctgccccacacacagCATggaccccccccagcaccccaaaaccctgccccacacacagCATggacccccccagcaccccaaaacctTGTTCTATGGGTGCAAGGACCAGCCAGCACCCCAAAACCTTGTCCCATGAGGCACAAGCACTCCCCCAGCATCCCAAACCCCTGCCCCACACTATGCAGGGACCCATATGCACGACAACTCCATGTCCCTGCATGTGTCGGTGCTGAGCTGTGGGGATGCTGAGGCTCTTCCATCTCCTATCCCCCTTCCCCATAGATCCCTTCCCAATCCCCCCACGTACAGTGAACCTGCAGCTTCTGTGTGGTTGACCTCTCTGCGTTCTGCAGTGACTCGTGGTCCACGGTGCAGGTCACCTCGGCCTCATTGTCCTCCTTGGTCACCCGGAATTCCACACGGCTGCTCACGGTGAACGTCTTCCCATTGGGATCCTCCACCACCTCCGTGCCCTCATCTGCATGGGGGGGATAGGGGAGGCTCAGGATGCGGATGGTGCCGACCCCGATGTGGAGCATCCCTCGGGGCCGGGTACCACCGTGGTCCATGGTGGATGCAGATGATGCCGACCCTGATGCAGAGCATCCTCGGGGCCAGGCACCACCGTGGTCCACGGTGGATGCGGATGATGCTGACCCCAATGGGAGCATCCCTTGGGGCCGGGTACCACCATGGTCCACAGTGGATGCAGATGATGCCAACCCCGATGGGAGCATCCCTTGGGGCTGGGTACCACTGTGGTCCACGGTGGATGCAGATGATGCCGACCCCGGTGGGAGCATCCCTTGGGGCCGGGTACCACCATGGTCCACAATGGATGCGGATGATGCCGACCCCGATGGGAGCATCCCTTGGGGCTGGGTACCACCATGGTCCACAGTGGATGTGGGTGATGCCAACCCCGATGCAGAGCATCCCTTGGGGCTGGGTACCACCATGGTCCACAGTGGATGTGGGTGATGCCAACCCCGATGGGAGCATCCCTTGGGGCTGGGTACCACCGTGGTCCACGGTGGATGCGGATGATGCCAACCCCGATGCAGAGCATCCCTTGGGGCTGGGTACCACTGTGGTCCACGGTGGATGCGGATGATGCCGACCCCAATGCAGAGCATCCCTTGGGGCTGGGTACCACTGTGGTCCACGGTGGATGTGGATGATGCCGACCCCGATGTGGAGCATCCCTTGGGGCTGGGTACCACTGTGGTCCACAATGGATGCAGATGATGCCGACCCCAATGGGAGCATCCCTTGTAGCCGGATACCACCGTGGTCCACAATGGATGTGGATGATGCCAACCCCGATGCAGAGCATCCCTTGGGGCTGGGTACCACTGTGGTCCACAATGGATGTGGATGATGCCGACCCCAATGCAGAGCATCCCTTGGGGCCGGGTACCACCGTGGTCCACAATGGATGCAGATGATGCCGACCCTGATGGGAGCATCCCTTGGGGCCGGGTACCACCGTGGTCCACAGTGGATGTGGGTGATGCCGACCCCGATGGGAGCATCCCTTGGGGCTGGGTACCACTGTGGTCCACCGTGGATGCGGATGATGCCGACCCCAATGCAGAGCATCCCTCGGGGCCGGGTACCACTGTGGTCCACGGTGGATGTGGATGATGCCGACCCCGATGGGAGCATCCCTCAGGGCTGGGTACCACCGTGGTCCACAATGGATGCAGATGATGCCGACCCCAATGGGAGCATCCCTTGGGGCTGGGTACCACCGTGGTCCACAATGGATGCGGATGACACCGACCCCAATGCAGAGCATCCCTTGGGGCCGTGTGGTCCATGGTACCCAGGGTTTTGGCACCCACCTTTGAGCTCCTTGTTGCCCTTCCTCCAGCGGAGCTGTGCCGCGGGTTTGCTGCCCGACGAGCGGCAGGTCAAACGCGCCAGCTTCTCCTCATCGATGGGCTGCTCGTGCCCGAAGATCTGCGGCTTCTGGGGCACCCCTGGGGCacaacgggggggggggagggggggtgagTGCTGCCAGACGGgcaggggatgcaggggatgggcAGGAGTCTCAGgcaggggatgcaggggatgggcAGCAGGAGATGCAGGCCATGGGCATCAGCCTTACCCAGCACGGTGACCAGGGCCTTGGCAGTCCGCACGGGCATGGTGAAGAGGGAGCAGGTGTATTCCCCCTCATCCGACAGCACCACATCACTGATGCTGATGGTCAGCTCGTTGGGGGTGGATTTCTCCAGCTGGATCCTGTTATCCcgcagggctggggcagagccacAAGGGGTGAGTGCCAGGCTGGGTACCACATCCCCCCTACCCCCTCATGGCATCAATGGAGGTGGGAAACAGTGTGAGCATCACCTCAGCACCATCACCACCCTCAGCACCATCACCACCCTCTGCCCCCGGTCCCAAAGCCGGctcctctcccatccccattcccaattGTACCTCTTTTCTCCCCAAAGTAGAGGGTCTGCTGGGCAGGATTGGACCATTGCAGTGAGGAGTCATCGGGATCCTCCACTTGGCACTTGAGGACCACGGTACCACCGGTCACCACAGTCTCATCCGACGTCGTGGGCTGGCTCTCTGGATGCAGAAGGGATGGGTGAGAAGGGGCCTGGATCCACCAGGATCACCCAGCACCCAAGGGAAGGAACAGGCCCCAAGCCCTTGGGATATGGAGGGATAAAGGTGATTTCCAGCTGATCCCAAGCCCTGGATGGTCCAactggggcagggaatggggtcCCCCTGGTTCAGCTGCTCTGGGTGGTAGCATGGGGGGGACAAAGGGAGCAGGGATATAGGGAGCAGGGATAAAGGGAGCAGGGATATAGGGAGCAGGGATATAGGGGGCAGGGATAAAGGGAGCAGGGATATAGGGAGCAGGGATATAGGGAGCAGGGATATAGGGAGCAGGGATATAGGGGGCAGGGATAAAGGGAGCAGGGATATAGGGAGCAGGGATATAGGGGGCAGGGATAAAGGGAGCAGGGATAAAGGGAGCAGGGATATAGGGAGCAGGGATAAAGGGAGCAGGGATATAGGGAGCAGGGATATAGGGGGCAGGGATAAAGGGAGCAGGGATATAGGGAGCAGGGATATAGGGAGCAGGGATATAGGGAGCAGGGGACAACAGGGACCTGCTCTCAGGCACACACCAGCCCTGCTTTCCCATTGGGATCTGGCCCCACTTCACATGGAAGAGGATGGTTGGTGCCCATCAGGCATGAGCGGATCCAGGTGGGAGCAGGGATACATCAGGATGTGGgaagctctgctccagcaccccaggagcagcagcaaactggggctcccaccagcacccacagcatggGATGCTCCATTGGCCACGTCCAGAAAGAGCATCCATGGCCCATTGAAATCCATGGGGAACACAGCCCATGGCCTGCTCTCTGTCAGTGCTATTGCTCACACTGGGCTGTGCTTCCTCACCTAAGGAAttgtccttccttccttccgaCTCCTCGGAGGGCTCCAGCAGCCCAAGGGCAGGGAAGAGCAGCCCTGGGATCAGGTGTCCCCCAAGGACAACTATTCCAGGACACGGGATGTGCCAGCAAGCACAGGGGACAAGGGGGACACAGGCTCCTCTGCATCCCCtcctcatccagctccatccaTGGAACACGGACACTGTGCCCATTGCTCTGCACTCATGGCTCAAGGGGCTTCACATCATCTCACTCCATTTAGGCAGGGACACGGCCTCAGCATCCTGTGGGATGCAGCCCATGCAGGCGGATGGCACAGCCGTGCTTCCCTGCTGCCCACCACCAGTTACCAGGAGAGGGATGCAAGCGGCTCCAGCCCATTTCCCACTTGGAATGACGAAGGGAAACACTTTATTCCACTCCTAATGTGAATTCCCAcagggagcaggatggagcGAAGAGGTTTTGGAGGGGATGAGGCTGTCAGAGCTCATCCCAGCTCCAGGAAAACCAGGGCTGGGAATGACATGGATccctctcctgctcccagcagccaCCACTACCAGAGATGCTTCCAATTGGGACTAAAGGCATTCCCAAGGTGAAGCTGAGGCCATGGGGACACATCCCTGCACATCCCACCCTGGAATCCCATAGCCGGGGCCGTTATCCCGGTTCCCCTTCATGCTGCTCCGGCTGCAATGCTGGGATGAGGCTGCTGTGAGTCGCTGTTGTCCCTATTCCAAGCACTCCAACGTCAGCTGAGGACAGCAAAACCCACCCAGAGCAGGCCCATCCCTTAAcaacaccagcaccaccagtacCGGGTATGGGGAGAGGCTCAACAAGCAGGAtggaaccatggaatggtttgggatgaa from Melopsittacus undulatus isolate bMelUnd1 chromosome 20, bMelUnd1.mat.Z, whole genome shotgun sequence harbors:
- the LOC101873037 gene encoding cell adhesion molecule 3-like isoform X2 — its product is MLPLGLLLLLVCCGAARGNLSRDESQPTTSDETVVTGGTVVLKCQVEDPDDSSLQWSNPAQQTLYFGEKRALRDNRIQLEKSTPNELTISISDVVLSDEGEYTCSLFTMPVRTAKALVTVLGVPQKPQIFGHEQPIDEEKLARLTCRSSGSKPAAQLRWRKGNKELKDEGTEVVEDPNGKTFTVSSRVEFRVTKEDNEAEVTCTVDHESLQNAERSTTQKLQVHYKPTAKIEPHPQYPREGEKLQLQCDGQGNPIPQEFLWEKEGSDAPLQLSSDSVLIFPFLNKSDSGTYVCTATSSMGSVVAKYNLDVSDLPQLPTPHVHSTPGPSQPISHASMATASSFTPAPIQDASPVPSTSSTYHAVIGGVVAVIVFLLLSLLIVLGHYLIRHKGTYLTHEAKGSDDAPDADTAIINAEGGQAGGDDKKEYFI
- the LOC101873037 gene encoding cell adhesion molecule 3-like isoform X1 translates to MLPLGLLLLLVCCGAARGNLSRDESQPTTSDETVVTGGTVVLKCQVEDPDDSSLQWSNPAQQTLYFGEKRALRDNRIQLEKSTPNELTISISDVVLSDEGEYTCSLFTMPVRTAKALVTVLGVPQKPQIFGHEQPIDEEKLARLTCRSSGSKPAAQLRWRKGNKELKDEGTEVVEDPNGKTFTVSSRVEFRVTKEDNEAEVTCTVDHESLQNAERSTTQKLQVHYKPTAKIEPHPQYPREGEKLQLQCDGQGNPIPQEFLWEKEGSDAPLQLSSDSVLIFPFLNKSDSGTYVCTATSSMGSVVAKYNLDVSDLPQLPTPHVHSTPGPSQPISHASMATASSFTPAPIQDASPVPSTSSTYHAVIGGVVAVIVFLLLSLLIVLGHYLIRHKGMCIRHGETVTSRQRPKAAEVMCTYLTHEAKGSDDAPDADTAIINAEGGQAGGDDKKEYFI
- the LOC101873037 gene encoding cell adhesion molecule 3-like isoform X5, with product MLPLGLLLLLVCCGAARGNLSRDESQPTTSDETVVTGGTVVLKCQVEDPDDSSLQWSNPAQQTLYFGEKRALRDNRIQLEKSTPNELTISISDVVLSDEGEYTCSLFTMPVRTAKALVTVLGVPQKPQIFGHEQPIDEEKLARLTCRSSGSKPAAQLRWRKGNKELKDEGTEVVEDPNGKTFTVSSRVEFRVTKEDNEAEVTCTVDHESLQNAERSTTQKLQVHYKPTAKIEPHPQYPREGEKLQLQCDGQGNPIPQEFLWEKEGSDAPLQLSSDSVLIFPFLNKSDSGTYVCTATSSMGSVVAKYNLDVSDASPVPSTSSTYHAVIGGVVAVIVFLLLSLLIVLGHYLIRHKGTYLTHEAKGSDDAPDADTAIINAEGGQAGGDDKKEYFI
- the LOC101873037 gene encoding cell adhesion molecule 3-like isoform X3, with product MLPLGLLLLLVCCGAARGNLSRDESQPTTSDETVVTGGTVVLKCQVEDPDDSSLQWSNPAQQTLYFGEKRALRDNRIQLEKSTPNELTISISDVVLSDEGEYTCSLFTMPVRTAKALVTVLGVPQKPQIFGHEQPIDEEKLARLTCRSSGSKPAAQLRWRKGNKELKDEGTEVVEDPNGKTFTVSSRVEFRVTKEDNEAEVTCTVDHESLQNAERSTTQKLQVHYKPTAKIEPHPQYPREGEKLQLQCDGQGNPIPQEFLWEKEGSDAPLQLSSDSVLIFPFLNKSDSGTYVCTATSSMGSVVAKYNLDVSDASPVPSTSSTYHAVIGGVVAVIVFLLLSLLIVLGHYLIRHKGMCIRHGETVTSRQRPKAAEVMCTYLTHEAKGSDDAPDADTAIINAEGGQAGGDDKKEYFI